One window of Pectobacterium carotovorum genomic DNA carries:
- a CDS encoding LysR family transcriptional regulator — protein MSLIRLRTFVEVYRQRSISGASRALNLTQPAVSQHIAGLEVAVGRRLFERQANGVTPTSAADDLAADLGDKLDEAEAALASARARSMDVAGTLHIIGHADFMAEVVSEQLLPLLEAGVRVHMHTGDGDLIKQMLLEGHCDLGITAHPVTDKRLKSDLLKSATLQAVAAPAIVERLLQTGDLPQAMAQEPMLAYDLEFPLIDHWLKKNRMEEKGLVPAVVSQDLRALRRVLTSGFGWTVMPVYLCQDLLDAGELAIIPPPVGTTQLDYYLAWVPGALRQPRLAHARQTFLWRLQHAE, from the coding sequence ATGTCACTTATCCGTCTACGCACGTTTGTGGAAGTCTATCGGCAGCGCTCAATTAGCGGTGCGTCACGCGCGCTCAATCTGACTCAGCCTGCGGTATCGCAGCATATTGCCGGGCTGGAGGTGGCGGTGGGGCGGCGGCTTTTTGAACGTCAGGCAAATGGCGTAACGCCAACGTCGGCGGCAGACGACTTAGCGGCGGATCTGGGGGACAAGCTCGATGAGGCCGAGGCGGCGCTGGCTTCCGCCCGCGCAAGATCGATGGACGTCGCGGGGACGCTGCATATCATTGGCCATGCGGATTTCATGGCCGAAGTGGTGTCGGAACAGCTGTTACCGCTGCTTGAAGCGGGTGTGCGGGTGCACATGCATACTGGCGACGGCGATTTGATTAAACAAATGCTGCTTGAAGGGCACTGTGATTTGGGCATAACGGCGCACCCGGTGACGGATAAGCGGTTGAAAAGCGATCTGTTGAAGAGTGCGACATTACAGGCGGTGGCGGCGCCTGCGATTGTCGAACGACTATTGCAGACGGGCGATCTGCCGCAGGCGATGGCGCAGGAACCGATGCTGGCGTATGACCTTGAGTTTCCTCTAATCGATCACTGGTTGAAGAAGAACCGCATGGAGGAGAAGGGACTGGTGCCTGCCGTGGTGAGTCAGGATCTGCGTGCGCTGCGTCGCGTGCTAACCAGTGGATTTGGCTGGACGGTGATGCCGGTGTATTTATGTCAGGACCTGCTGGATGCGGGGGAGCTTGCCATTATTCCGCCTCCCGTTGGCACAACGCAGCTGGATTACTATCTGGCCTGGGTGCCAGGTGCTCTGCGCCAGCCGCGTTTAGCCCACGCGCGGCAAACCTTCCTGTGGCGACTGCAGCACGCTGAATAG
- a CDS encoding DUF1778 domain-containing protein yields the protein MRTEAKEAPINIRAKSSQRELIDVAAKLLSKSRTDFILEAACREAEEVLLDQRLFLVDDSQFNAFITALEKPVATNERLQALLDRKSPWE from the coding sequence GTGAGAACAGAAGCGAAAGAAGCGCCGATCAACATTCGGGCTAAATCATCACAACGGGAACTGATAGACGTTGCCGCGAAGCTGCTTTCAAAGTCACGTACTGATTTTATCCTTGAGGCTGCATGTCGTGAGGCAGAAGAGGTGCTATTGGATCAACGCCTGTTTCTGGTTGATGACTCACAATTTAATGCTTTTATTACCGCGCTGGAAAAACCTGTCGCAACCAATGAACGGTTACAGGCGTTATTAGACAGGAAATCACCGTGGGAATAA
- a CDS encoding MFS transporter yields the protein MKTRKIGLANYLAYGSGDFLGAGTTALTAAWLLYFYTTFCGLTPIEATFIFAMARVLDAVVSPLMGFLTDNFGSTWLGKRFGRRKFFILLGIPFVFSYSFMWVGDMGYWYYLLTYLLFDVVYTMVLVPYETLVPEMTDDFKQKTKFSGARIALAQLSAILAAFLPGILLGYFGKDNAVSFFYSSLVFSVICALVLTLVYFFTWERPRDQMSEASLRAEKERQSLTLGQSLKRLNVELVSTLRIRIFRQHLGMYLGGYIAQDVFNAVFTYYVVFVLMQSPTMASNLMGTMAILQFIAVIGMIPLCIRFGPAPSYRLVVCLFGVSALSYAVLWYSGLHDTFSLLLLISALAGIGRGGINYVPWNTYTYIADVDEVITAQRREGIFAGIMTLTRKASQAGAVMLVGVVLQLSGFVSGQSVQAPGVSHTILMILSFGTVGVLALGFLVSLRFKLNLQTHSVLREETLKMREAGRPVPEKITPQARATVEMLAGMPYESLWGNNNIGYLNRHKGDKPVTHATQP from the coding sequence ATGAAAACGCGTAAGATCGGTTTGGCTAACTATTTAGCCTACGGTTCAGGGGACTTTCTTGGTGCGGGTACCACCGCGCTGACGGCTGCCTGGTTACTCTATTTTTACACCACGTTCTGTGGCTTAACGCCGATTGAGGCAACGTTTATTTTTGCGATGGCGCGCGTGCTCGATGCCGTCGTCAGCCCGCTGATGGGCTTCCTGACCGATAACTTTGGTTCAACCTGGCTGGGCAAACGCTTTGGCCGCCGTAAGTTCTTTATTCTGCTCGGTATTCCCTTCGTGTTCAGCTACAGCTTCATGTGGGTCGGGGATATGGGCTATTGGTACTATCTGCTGACGTACCTGCTGTTCGATGTCGTTTATACGATGGTGCTGGTGCCGTATGAAACGCTGGTGCCGGAAATGACTGATGACTTCAAACAGAAGACCAAGTTCTCCGGCGCACGTATCGCGCTGGCGCAGCTGTCTGCGATTTTGGCCGCGTTTCTGCCGGGCATCCTGCTGGGCTACTTTGGCAAAGACAATGCGGTGTCCTTCTTCTATTCGAGTCTGGTGTTCTCCGTTATCTGTGCGCTGGTGCTGACGCTGGTCTATTTCTTTACCTGGGAACGGCCGCGCGATCAGATGTCGGAAGCGTCGCTGCGGGCGGAGAAAGAGCGTCAGTCTCTGACGTTAGGCCAAAGCCTGAAACGGCTGAACGTTGAGCTGGTTTCCACTCTGCGTATTCGTATTTTCCGTCAGCATCTCGGAATGTATCTGGGCGGGTATATCGCGCAGGACGTGTTTAACGCCGTGTTCACTTACTACGTGGTCTTTGTGCTGATGCAAAGCCCGACGATGGCGTCGAACCTGATGGGAACGATGGCGATTCTGCAATTTATCGCGGTTATCGGCATGATTCCGCTGTGTATTCGCTTTGGGCCGGCCCCGTCTTACCGATTGGTCGTGTGCCTTTTTGGCGTGAGTGCGCTTTCCTATGCGGTCCTGTGGTACAGCGGTCTGCATGACACCTTCTCTCTGCTGCTGTTGATTTCTGCGCTGGCGGGCATCGGGCGCGGCGGGATCAACTACGTACCGTGGAACACCTACACTTACATCGCGGATGTGGATGAAGTGATCACCGCACAGCGTCGCGAAGGGATCTTCGCCGGGATTATGACGCTGACTCGCAAAGCCTCTCAGGCTGGTGCGGTGATGCTGGTGGGCGTGGTGTTACAGCTCTCCGGCTTCGTATCCGGGCAAAGCGTACAGGCACCGGGCGTCAGCCACACGATTCTGATGATTTTGAGCTTCGGCACCGTGGGCGTGCTGGCGCTGGGCTTCCTGGTTTCTCTGCGCTTTAAACTCAACCTGCAAACGCACAGCGTGTTGCGTGAAGAGACGCTGAAAATGCGTGAAGCCGGGCGTCCTGTGCCGGAGAAGATTACGCCGCAGGCGCGCGCAACGGTCGAAATGCTGGCTGGTATGCCGTATGAATCGCTGTGGGGCAACAACAATATCGGCTATCTGAACCGCCACAAAGGCGACAAGCCGGTCACGCACGCCACACAGCCGTAA
- a CDS encoding glycoside hydrolase family 88 protein — MTVFSVKHSPLLRQPERFISREDLKALICRITDNLVNIEDKTGEFLLRLDDGRVIDTKGWAGWEWTHGIGLYGIYQYYQQTGDEQMRAIIDDWFTERLAEGTPTKNVNTVCPFLTLAYRYEETGDARWLPYLERWAEWVMYEMPRTDKQGLQHIVYNNENHQQLWDDTLMMSVLPLAKIGKLLNRPEFVEEATYQFLLHVQYLMDRESGLWFHGWTFEGQHNYAKARWARGNSWLTIVIPEFIELLDLPEHNATRRFLLQVLESQIEALAKYQDDSGLWHTLIDDPNSYLESSATAGFAYGILKAVRKRYVDPSYAEVAEKAIRGVINHVNKDGELTQVSFGTAMGNDLDFYRNIALTSMPYGQAMAILCLAEYLRVYL; from the coding sequence ATGACCGTATTCAGTGTAAAACATAGCCCGCTTTTACGTCAGCCAGAACGCTTCATCTCCCGCGAGGATCTGAAAGCGCTGATTTGCCGTATCACCGACAATCTGGTGAATATTGAGGACAAAACCGGTGAGTTCTTGTTACGGCTGGACGATGGTCGTGTGATTGATACCAAAGGCTGGGCGGGATGGGAATGGACGCACGGCATCGGGCTGTACGGGATTTATCAGTATTACCAGCAAACGGGTGATGAGCAGATGCGCGCCATCATCGACGACTGGTTTACCGAGCGTCTGGCGGAAGGTACGCCGACGAAGAACGTGAACACCGTATGCCCGTTCCTGACGCTGGCTTATCGTTATGAAGAAACGGGCGATGCCCGCTGGCTGCCGTATCTGGAGCGCTGGGCGGAGTGGGTGATGTATGAAATGCCGCGCACGGACAAGCAAGGCTTGCAGCACATTGTTTATAACAATGAAAACCACCAGCAGCTGTGGGACGACACGCTGATGATGAGCGTGCTGCCGCTGGCGAAAATCGGCAAGCTGCTAAATCGACCGGAATTTGTAGAAGAAGCCACGTATCAGTTCCTGCTGCACGTGCAATACCTGATGGATCGCGAAAGCGGCCTGTGGTTCCACGGCTGGACGTTCGAAGGGCAGCACAACTACGCTAAGGCTCGCTGGGCGCGTGGCAACAGCTGGTTGACGATCGTTATTCCTGAATTTATCGAACTGCTGGATCTGCCAGAACACAACGCGACGCGTCGCTTCCTGTTGCAGGTGCTGGAAAGCCAGATTGAAGCATTGGCAAAATATCAGGATGACAGCGGCCTGTGGCATACGCTAATCGACGATCCGAATTCATACCTTGAAAGCTCGGCAACCGCTGGTTTTGCCTACGGTATCCTGAAAGCGGTACGCAAACGCTACGTCGACCCGAGCTACGCTGAGGTGGCGGAGAAAGCGATTCGTGGCGTGATTAATCACGTCAATAAGGACGGTGAGCTGACGCAGGTGTCATTCGGCACCGCGATGGGCAACGATCTGGATTTCTACCGCAACATCGCCCTGACCTCCATGCCTTACGGTCAGGCGATGGCGATCCTCTGTCTGGCGGAATACCTGCGGGTGTATCTGTAA